The genomic segment ACAACAACGACGTCGCCGTCAAAACTGTCATGGCCAGTACCTGCTATTTCTATCAGCCCATGATCGCCGGAAAACAGCATTTTTTGTTCATCGACGGCAAGCAACAGACTGTCGCCCGGGTAGGCGATGGAGTTGTCATAGCGCAGCCTTGTTACAAAGCGATTTAGGCCTTCTGCTCGGCATTGATGAACGAGCGGGATCATAAGGCGCGAGGTTGGCCGGGCAATGAAGCACCGGCCAATCCAAGCCACTTGGCTAGTGAATATTGGACGGCTGGGTCATCCGAGTAGATGAGCCGCATACATAGATCGAAAAGGCGCAAATGTTTCTGACAAAAAAAGGTTTCATGGCGAGGAAGATCAATGCGACCGTAGCGCGAAAGGTCGTCGATAACATCCCTGCCGCAAAAGGGCTGATATACGCAAGCTGCACATTGAGGATCATCATCATTCGACACATTGGCATTGAACAATTGCTTCAGAGTTTCATCGATGCCTTCGCCAACCGCGCCAATTTTCAGATCAACAACACCTGATCGCGTTAGCATACGTGCTTCATCGGTTGGATAAAGCGCGCCGTCGTGATCGATGACGACATAATCGATCCCAACTGGGTTGGGGTTGCGCAAATCAACATGGCCATCAACGCCAATCCTGAAGATGCGCTTTAGGCACAAGGACAGATAAGTTTCTTCGAGAATTACCGCTTGGTTAGCAAAATTGCGTTGGATCAGCGCTTCTATAAACTCGGCGTAATATTCCCACCACTGATTGTGATCGCTCTTTGATGCAGGGTGGCGCTTTCGAGCAAAACCCTGATAATTGATCGGTCTGAGAAAAAGTTGATTGAACCCGTGAGTCGTATAGGCGTCGATGAGGTCCTGGGGGTCAGGAGGATTGCTTTGATCTATAGTTGGAAGCGCTGAAACGCGTTCGGCTCCGATTAAATCGATTACGTATCTCAAATTTTCGAAAAACTGCTCAGTATACTGCGACCTCGAAGTGCGTTGCTTTTCATGTACGAGCCTGTTGCCGTCGAGCGATGTAGATATATGGACCCTTTTGTCACTGAGAAGAGCAACAAACTCAGCGCCTAGGCTCGCGAGGTTAGTGCAGATGATAAACTCGGCGCTTTCAAACCGTCCGCAAGCGTCTATTACGGACTTAATCAAATCCAGTCGAAGCGTCGGTTCTCCGCCTTGAAATTCCACTTTGATCTCAGGCCCGTCAATCGTACTGATGAAACTCAGCACCTGATCCCGAATTTCATCGGTCCAGTCAAATCCAGACCGGTCTTCATTGACTCGAGAAACTTGACAATAAGTGCAGCTGAGATTGCAGCGAAGCGTGGGAACC from the Sphingorhabdus lacus genome contains:
- the hxsB gene encoding His-Xaa-Ser system radical SAM maturase HxsB, with amino-acid sequence MTTAIFGLRQRHVLELGNVFANKAGHFFVADQSFVNRCNENSLSASDIEFLQANGHVPVDNNLRSLSQKFQHEARSAKPDRLNYLILVPTLRCNLSCTYCQVSRVNEDRSGFDWTDEIRDQVLSFISTIDGPEIKVEFQGGEPTLRLDLIKSVIDACGRFESAEFIICTNLASLGAEFVALLSDKRVHISTSLDGNRLVHEKQRTSRSQYTEQFFENLRYVIDLIGAERVSALPTIDQSNPPDPQDLIDAYTTHGFNQLFLRPINYQGFARKRHPASKSDHNQWWEYYAEFIEALIQRNFANQAVILEETYLSLCLKRIFRIGVDGHVDLRNPNPVGIDYVVIDHDGALYPTDEARMLTRSGVVDLKIGAVGEGIDETLKQLFNANVSNDDDPQCAACVYQPFCGRDVIDDLSRYGRIDLPRHETFFCQKHLRLFDLCMRLIYSDDPAVQYSLAKWLGLAGASLPGQPRAL